TGGTAATTTTCATATTCAGTTGCTGAGACATAAATACAGGAAAAGCAGAGGTGATTACATATCTTTCATTATTTCCAAAAAGCAGCAAACCAGTGATGTCGTTTAAGTTGCCAGTGACAGCATATTTACCAGAGCTAGGCATGGGATAATTATCCTGGCCAAAATACTTATATTGATAATCATCTGTGGCATTAAAACATACTGGAGTCCCTTTACCTTTTGAGGGCTGGGTATCGCCACTGATTTCCTGATTCAATTTGATTCAATTTGCGATTCTATGGTTGATATTTCAGTTTCAATACCATTTTTTGCCAGAATGTGAAATAGATTGAATAAATTCAGAGcagaaataaaactgaatattttataactAAATTATGTTTCTAAGTTCTGTGCTCATTTATAACATAATATTAGCAGCGGTGGATGTTTTTAGGTTGGTGCAGCCTGTTTGTACAGGGTCTCTTTTATTATTGGTTTCCCAGCAGTCTCTTTGGGTGGTGCTGGACACAATTCACGATTATCCAGATAACGGAAATTCACCACTATCAACtttttgtgagtgttttttatCGCAATCCATGATAAAATTGGATACGGTCCCATCCTTAACCAGGAAATGTTCATGTCTCACATTCAACTCATTCCTGATAGTAATCTGGTTGTTGATTTAATCGCCATCTTCCTTTTCCAATTTAATAAAAGTTGGTTTACCCACATCGATTAACATGTTTCATGTTAACCATGTTAAACATTTTGGTGCTTACTCCTGCTTAgtcacatttttacaggaaaagcTTTTTTTGTGAGAAACCTCTCACACTTCCTCTTGCCTGAACTCTGCCAGTGAAAACACTGCAGAGAGCTCAGCAAGTCGGCTGCAGTTCCCCTCTGGCCTCAGGCGAAGGCAGTCACTGTTTTCCTTTGTCATATCTAAAATATCTTAGCATCTGAAAGCACTGTCATACTGCAGGAGACAATGTTGATTTAATGCTCTTTGAGGGCACTTTCAGCATTATAATGATGTTTCCTGAAATAGTTAAATGACAGTGAAAATGACAGCTATATCAGCTACTGATTACTGTTGGACATTTAAAGCCCCCCTAACAGTgagttttacttcctgtttaacgGTTAACTTTCTGTCTTAAACAGAGACTGGGGTTGTGTTTAATAGTCAGAGCTGGCCTTTCATTTCAATTATGTCTAAGAATCAGGTTAGTGGCAAAAGCACACAGAGACAGTGTGCTGTGAACAGAAACAGGTTAAAGCTGCCTGCATGGTGCAGTAGTTTGACAGTTTCCTCCCTGCAGCTCTTTGCCTCTGACTGTGGTTACTAATGGTGGTTACTAATGGCTTTGATACACAGTGAGAAAGcacttttaaaaatgaatcacTCCATGCACTGAGAGCAGGTCTTACTACATAGTGCTGCCTGCAGGATCTGTTCAGACTGGACCAGCTGCTGTAACACTCCTGATTATTAACTGGTTTTAAATGTGACTTTTACATGCTCCCTTCACCTAAAGATTTACATTTAAGAAATTAGGTGGTGTATTTTGTTTGGAGTTTGGACATTTGAGACCCATTTTGTGCAAAGGGAGGTAACTGACACATACATGAAATTCTTATGACAAGAATAAATTCAGAGTAACCTGTTTTCTTGGTAGAAGTGTTGGGCAGTACCATAATTACTATAATATAAAAACCTAATTGGGATTTCTCACTGTGCGCTGTAATATTAAGAGAACACATACCCCGACATCATCATCACTCTGGATGAGCTGCGAGTGTCCGAAGAGACGCCTCTTCAGTATGGGCTCCAGGAGAGTCAGGTAGACCATgtagagcagcagcaggcccAAAATGGAGAGGTACACAATGATGGTTACCTGGATATACGGAATAATTACAGATTGGTCAGGTTTCCTTTGACACGTGGGATCCAAATATAGAAAACACAGTCAATTAAGTGACAAGTAGCGCTGAAACAATAGTGTCCTCGACAGACATTCCATCTACAGTTTTTTTGGTAATCTATGACTgatttcagaatcagaaatactttattgatcccagaggggaaattgtgATTCGTTACAGTTGCTccgatgtaaagaatagagaattagaaaaaagtaagaataagagtatgaaaatataaagtaataaaataaatagaaataaaataaaataaaataaaatgaaatgaaatgaaatgaaatgaaataaaacaaaacaaaatataaataaaataaaacaaataaaaaacagaatgtgcattatgctacagtgtTTCACACACTGGTActtaagatataaaaatatcaaaaatagaatatatatgtgtgtatatatatatatatatatatatatatatatatatatatatatatatatatatatatatatatatatatatatatatatcatcacTGTGTTGAGGCCACAAATGtgaaacttaattacaacatttaCATCAATagaataataaacacaaatagaATAAAGtaaacataagaaatatgtGCAGTTATGTGCATGATGAAGTCTTATACTGAAAAAATATTGCAGCAGTTGAACAGCTGCACCCAACAGATACTTATGAATCATAACTTCAGAGGGTGAATAAAGTCCAGATGACAGTCTGCTGACTCAGAGCGGCTGACACtctgagggaggagttgtacgggtttatggccacaggcaggaatgacttcctgtggcgctctgTGGTGCATCTTGGGGGAATGAGTCTCTCACTGAAATTTACGGCATGTACCAACCACAACTGCTTAACATTCAgtgattccagcttctcaaatatgagAATTGGTTGTCGAATTGTTGTAAATTCAGTATCTTTGAACTGCtattaagacaaaaacaagcaacttatttttgtcaaattaagaaaaagtacGATGGTAATTTTTTAGCATCTTCTGGCAAAACCAACAGGTTAATCAGCAATGAATATCATCATTATGTGCAGCACtaaaacaaagtgacaaagcaATCAACAATCCAACTTGCCTTAATTGTCCCCGAGCTCCTCTCTTCATATTTACACTCACAGCGTAAACAGTATGCCTCCACATCTTTCCCGTCAACTGGCATGGGCTCAACCACATGGAGACAGTTACtgaaatacaagaaaaaaaaaaaacattaccaaGCTGGTACAGTATTAATCAGGAATGGACGGATCATGTCTTACAGAGAGGTGCTCTGACACATCATTTTACATACCAGTCTTTGAGAGAGACATTTTGTTTGTAGATTTGTCCTTGAATATCTCTGTACGGGGGACAGATGCATTTACAGCGGATGTCTTCAGAGTTCTGTAACAGACAGATCAAATGTATAATATATTTActcttgtgttttttccctcttctttctcttcacacatccacctatcagctaaaacatcaaaatgactgacaggtgaagtgaataactgaTCATCTTACAACACAGTGCTCttctgggaaacactgggtcctggcatgtggatgctacttgacgTGCTgtacccacccaaacaccattgcagaccaagtacaacCCCTCATGGCAACGACACATCCCAAAGGCAGTGGCCCTCCCAGCAGGACAATTTGCAATGCCACACCTCAAAAACCTTTCGGAAATGTCCtcaggaatgtgacaaagagctcaaggcctAGAATTCCCCTGGCCTagaattccccagatcccaatcgaATGAGCATCTGTGTGACGTGCCAATACCCCAGAGGTACTCCTGATCCACGGTGGGACCTCCTTGGATCAGAcctggctctgacctgttgaggcatggacacatGACCTTTAGGAGGTgccctgtggtgtctggcaccaaggAGCTGGCAGTGaatcctgtgggttgtgagatGGGGTACCAGCAGGTCCCACAGATACTCAGACTTTGATATGGGGAATATGGAGTCCAATTTGACACCTTGAACTATTTGCCACGTTCTTTGGGCCATCCCTGAACAGTTTTTCAGTGTGGCATGATGCATTGTCCTGCTTGGGGGCCGCTGCCATCAGGAGTGCCATTAACGTAAGAAGGGGTACTTGGTCTATAactgtgtttgagtgggtggagcagtcaagtggcatccacataaaCGCCTGGAGTAGAACACTGTATCGTAATGACTTGATTAGtgttattcacttcatctgTAAGTAGTTTTGATGTTGTGGCTGATTGTACATCAGGCACTTGTTCCCTGTTGAAAAAAGTCTCAGATTACATCATGAATCATTCAtcaa
The Epinephelus lanceolatus isolate andai-2023 chromosome 2, ASM4190304v1, whole genome shotgun sequence DNA segment above includes these coding regions:
- the tmem9b gene encoding transmembrane protein 9B, which codes for MKSVFLLELFCLACFVFLDQVAAKNSEDIRCKCICPPYRDIQGQIYKQNVSLKDCNCLHVVEPMPVDGKDVEAYCLRCECKYEERSSGTIKVTIIVYLSILGLLLLYMVYLTLLEPILKRRLFGHSQLIQSDDDVGDQQPFANAHNVLSRSHSRPNMLNKVEHAQQRWRRQVQEQRKSVFDRHVVLS